The following proteins are co-located in the Echinicola sp. 20G genome:
- the nrfD gene encoding NrfD/PsrC family molybdoenzyme membrane anchor subunit — MQVTSSVREPLVTGGKTYKDVTHDVARQVEGKPTIGWLLGLAVSIGVLLLGFIAVAATVWEGIGMWGLNKTVGWAWDITNFVWWVGIGHAGTLISAVLLLFRQKWRTSINRAAEAMTIFAVICAAMFPVLHMGRPWLGAYWALPLPNVFGSLWVNFNSPLLWDVFAISTYFSVSLVFWYIGLIPDFATIRDRATGIRKTIYGALSFGWDGAAKTWMRYESVSLILAGLATPLVLSVHTIVSFDFATSVIPGWHTTIFPPYFVAGAIFSGFAMVLTLMIITRKVFKLEDYITMVHIELMNIVIIITGSIVGIAYITEFFIAWYSGVAAEQYAFINRAFGPYWWAYWSMMTCNVISPQLFWFKKIRTSIVFTFALSLVVNIGMWFERFVIIVTSLHRDFLPSSWAMFYPTWADVGVYLFTFGLFFTLFLLFAKFFPVINMAEVKSVLKSSSEKVNK; from the coding sequence ATGCAGGTTACTTCATCCGTACGCGAGCCGTTAGTTACGGGCGGTAAAACTTACAAAGACGTTACCCATGACGTTGCCAGACAGGTAGAAGGCAAGCCAACAATTGGCTGGCTTTTGGGTTTGGCCGTATCAATAGGCGTTTTGTTATTGGGATTCATTGCGGTGGCTGCCACTGTTTGGGAAGGTATCGGTATGTGGGGATTGAACAAAACTGTCGGTTGGGCATGGGATATCACCAACTTCGTATGGTGGGTAGGTATCGGTCACGCGGGTACTTTGATTTCCGCGGTACTTTTACTTTTCAGACAAAAATGGAGAACATCTATTAACCGTGCAGCAGAGGCGATGACGATCTTCGCCGTAATCTGTGCAGCGATGTTCCCAGTACTACACATGGGTAGACCTTGGCTAGGAGCTTACTGGGCATTGCCTCTTCCTAACGTCTTTGGTTCTCTTTGGGTTAACTTTAACTCTCCATTGCTTTGGGACGTATTTGCGATCTCTACTTATTTCTCGGTTTCATTGGTATTCTGGTACATTGGTTTGATTCCGGATTTTGCTACCATCAGAGATAGAGCAACTGGAATTAGAAAGACCATATATGGAGCATTGAGTTTTGGTTGGGATGGTGCTGCAAAAACTTGGATGAGATATGAATCAGTATCCTTGATCTTGGCAGGTTTGGCTACGCCTCTTGTACTTTCTGTACACACTATTGTATCCTTTGACTTTGCGACTTCAGTTATCCCAGGATGGCATACCACGATCTTCCCTCCTTACTTTGTGGCGGGTGCGATCTTCTCTGGTTTTGCCATGGTATTGACCTTGATGATCATCACAAGGAAAGTGTTTAAACTGGAAGATTATATTACAATGGTACACATTGAGTTGATGAACATTGTAATTATCATTACAGGGTCGATTGTAGGTATCGCTTATATTACGGAATTCTTTATCGCTTGGTATTCTGGAGTAGCTGCTGAACAATATGCCTTTATCAACCGTGCTTTTGGGCCATATTGGTGGGCTTACTGGTCAATGATGACTTGTAACGTAATTTCACCTCAACTTTTCTGGTTCAAGAAAATTAGAACCTCCATTGTCTTTACTTTTGCACTTTCATTGGTGGTAAACATCGGTATGTGGTTCGAACGATTTGTAATTATTGTAACCTCACTTCACAGGGACTTCTTGCCATCTTCATGGGCCATGTTCTACCCAACTTGGGCAGATGTTGGAGTTTACCTGTTCACCTTTGGTTTATTCTTTACCTTGTTCTTGTTATTTGCCAAGTTCTTCCCGGTAATCAACATGGCTGAGGTGAAATCAGTATTAAAGTCTTCATCTGAAAAAGTAAATAAATAA